Genomic DNA from uncultured Methanospirillum sp.:
CTCCGTAGAATTCTGCAATTCTTCGCAGACTGTCGGCAGTATTCTCTGCCCCGAAGAAGTTCACATCAAGGTAGGGAATCCCGTACTCCTGCTCTAACCGCTGGGCAACCCAGTGCATTGACCCGGTACACTGAACGATGTTCAGGCATGACCCTGGTGCTTTCTTGAGTGCTGCAACGGTAGAATCACCGGTGAAGGCTACATTGACCTCAACGCCGATCTCTTTGAGATACTTCTCGATGAGCCACTTCTCTCCTCCCAGGTTGTATTCACCCAGGAAGTTGAGTTTTCGTGTCTTTTCTACGACCTCACCAGGTTTTGGCCTGATGAGTCGCATGATCGCTTCGGCAGCTGCCCGGTACCCGACGATCTTGTTTCCTGACAGGAATCCGGATGATTCTACAGGAATGATATCGATTCCATACCGCTCGGAAGCATCCTTGCAGACAGCAATGATATCATCGCCGATCATCCCGACCACACAGGTTGAATACACAAACACTGCAGGAGGATGATATTTTGTCACCACTTCATCGATACAGGCAGCCAGTTTTGGTTCGCCACCAAAAACCACGTCCTTTTCTTTCAGGTCTGTGGAAAAACTATGCCGATACATCTCTGAACTGCTGGAGAGACTTCCCCTGATATCCCAGGTGTACGTGGCACAGCCGATTGGACCGTGGACCAGGTGAACTGCATCCGTAATCGGATTCAGAACAACCCGTGCTCCGCAGAATACGCAGGCTCTCTGGCTGACCGCTCCGGCCAGGCTGTCGTCTGCGCAATGAATGCGGCTTTTGTTCTTCCCTGTGGTTATGATGGAGTTCTGGCGTTCGCTAATGCATCCGGCTCCTGTGGCCGGCAACGAACAGACATGCTCCATGATATTTCTCCGTTTTAAATTGTGGCACTGGAAAGGGATGATCCCTTTGCCCTGCGGGTTTACAGTACCAGTTCGTAATCTTCATCCAGACAATCGCGGTCACGCCGGTCGAGGAGGGCATTACTGATCATCTCTATGAGCCGCAGACATCCTTTGTACCCGGTTATGGGCATGAGCGGATGAACGGCCCGGTCAAGAATCGGGAATCCTACTCTGACGAGTGGGATATCCTCGGCTCTTGCGATATATTTCCCGTATGTGTTTCCGATCAGGAGATCGACCGACTCTTCCTTGATCCACTGGTGCAGTTCGAAGAGATCTCCTTCAGCCTTGACAAGGTAATCCTCTATACCGGCTGCTTCGATCATTGCTCCGACTTCCTCTTCGAATACCTTCCCCGGAGTTCCTGTGATAACATACCTGGGAATCATTCCCATGGTCAGCACGAACTCAACCATAGGAACCACGATGTCAGGATCCCCGTAGATTGCAACCTTCTTGCCCTGGTAGTGGAAGTGAGTATCGATGAGGGTGTCAACAACCTGACCACGTTCAAGAGTCAGGTCATCGGGAACCACTGCATCGAACTTCTCCTTGAGGGTCATGATCAGGTCATCTGTAGCCTTAAGCCCGATCGGAACCTTGAGCGGAGCACATGGCACTCCGCATTTCTCCTGGAGTGCAGCTCCTGCTGCATTTGATGACCATGCTCCTATCGCCAGGGTCAGGCGTGAATTTCCACTATCCCTGATCTGCTCGATGGTCGCTCCTCCC
This window encodes:
- the nifE gene encoding nitrogenase iron-molybdenum cofactor biosynthesis protein NifE: MEHVCSLPATGAGCISERQNSIITTGKNKSRIHCADDSLAGAVSQRACVFCGARVVLNPITDAVHLVHGPIGCATYTWDIRGSLSSSSEMYRHSFSTDLKEKDVVFGGEPKLAACIDEVVTKYHPPAVFVYSTCVVGMIGDDIIAVCKDASERYGIDIIPVESSGFLSGNKIVGYRAAAEAIMRLIRPKPGEVVEKTRKLNFLGEYNLGGEKWLIEKYLKEIGVEVNVAFTGDSTVAALKKAPGSCLNIVQCTGSMHWVAQRLEQEYGIPYLDVNFFGAENTADSLRRIAEFYGDPEISRKAEALIARENARIEPLIAKYRTKLTGKRAAIYVGGAFKAVALIRQMKDLGMEVVVTGTQTGKQEEYDTISGLLSEGTIVVDDANPAEIERFLLDMKVDVMAGGVKERVLAYKLGIGFVDHNHDRKKCLAGFDGAVTFAKEVYITTCSPVWKHLKESIQEG
- a CDS encoding nitrogenase component 1; the protein is MPEGEVVHTIGKINPVKTCQPIGAMYAALGIHRCLPHSHGSQGCCAYHRMHLSRHFRDPVLASTSSFTEGASVFGGAANLKTAIKNVFEIYKPDIIAVHTTCLSETIGDDLPTIIKQSEVPEGKVVIHANTPSYQGSHITGFSNMVKAMVTYLAARDEESVRKKRVNIIPGFVNPADMREIKRITTSLGVDMIMFPDTTNVLDSPLTAKYDMYPEGGATIEQIRDSGNSRLTLAIGAWSSNAAGAALQEKCGVPCAPLKVPIGLKATDDLIMTLKEKFDAVVPDDLTLERGQVVDTLIDTHFHYQGKKVAIYGDPDIVVPMVEFVLTMGMIPRYVITGTPGKVFEEEVGAMIEAAGIEDYLVKAEGDLFELHQWIKEESVDLLIGNTYGKYIARAEDIPLVRVGFPILDRAVHPLMPITGYKGCLRLIEMISNALLDRRDRDCLDEDYELVL